GTACATGCCAGATCATGAATTAGTAACTGCatccaatttcaaaaaaaaaatcccaaTTGTGTcgaactttccatttttggaatGGAATAGGATCAAGATCAAACCTTATTCAATGGTATTTACATGAGGTTCCTCTTTAAGAAAGTCCCCGAGAGGGCTTAGTTGATCCATGATTTATGTTTCATCTTTCGTTTCCTTTTCGTTTGTTTCGAGAAATCTATCGAGCAATTCcgattctttttttttctcttgaTTCTTTTCCGATCGAGATGTATAGATCCTGTTCATGGATTAACGAAAATGTGCAAAAGCTCTATTTGCCTCTGCCATTTTATGAGTCTCTTCCTTTTTGCGTAGCCACTCCCTTTGGCAGCATCCACTAATTCGGAACTGAATTTGAAAGCCATATTTCGACCCGGACGTTTTCGGGATGCCGCTAATAACCAACGAATGGCAAGTGCTTTTCCTTGTGTGGATCCTATTTCAATGGGAACTTGATGAGTCGATCCACCTACACGTCTTGCTTTTACTGCTATATCGGG
The sequence above is a segment of the Primulina tabacum isolate GXHZ01 chromosome 6, ASM2559414v2, whole genome shotgun sequence genome. Coding sequences within it:
- the LOC142548145 gene encoding LOW QUALITY PROTEIN: small ribosomal subunit protein uS7cz/uS7cy (The sequence of the model RefSeq protein was modified relative to this genomic sequence to represent the inferred CDS: inserted 1 base in 1 codon) translates to MSRRGTAEEKTAKSDPIYRNRLVNMLVNRILKHGKKSLAYQIIYRAMKKIQQKTEKNPLSVLRQAIRGVTPDIAVKARRVGGSTHQVPIEIGSTQGKALAIRWLLAASRKRPGRNMAFKFSSELVDAAKGSGXRKKEETHKMAEANRAFAHFR